actcatgtactgatggacccttgggctgcttccatatcgctgtgattttgaataaagactcctttcctttatcaccaaacctttgcctctggaattctgcctagagggtggcggtgggcagcaggaccccaactGCTGTTTGGTAACAAAGCCACCCTGTTTTTGGTCCTACACCCACCAAACAGACCAGGCCCCTCCTGTTACCATCCGGCCCTTGCCAACCTCCTGACACACCCGCAAAAGACAGATGTCCCAACAGGACTGGAACAAGGACGGGCCGGGGCACTGTCAGTTTTGGTTTTCAAGACCTTTTTTCCTTCAGAAGGGAGCGAGGGAGGGCCTACTTCATAGAGGCCTTCGgggtctcatttttaaaatccagagaATCCTGCCTTGTCTCAGCCCCAATTTAAAGGAAGCACCTGTGAGCAGCCTAAAACGTGGGGGCCCTTTTCCAGTGTCTCTGTATGTAAGCTGGACTGTGGCCTGCTTGCCATTCATAGCGTGATGTCTCGCGCTGGAGGGTGTAACGTTCAAGTCCAAGACCACGGATGAACTGGCAACTTTGGGTCAGATGCCTCCATGCCCTCAGTCCCAGGAAGAAATGCCCAGCTTCTTCCTCGCCCTTCTAATGGGCCTGGGCGCGGCCTTCTGGGCGGGCTCGCAAATAGGGTAGGGGTAGGGTAGCCTCCCCCGCGAGGTTAGGCTGAAGGTCCCGCTGGCCCTCCGTCCGTCCGTCCCGGGGACCAGAAAGGGGAAGCGGGACTTGACGCCAGGGTGCTGCTTTGTGAGGGAACAATTTGCAGAGGCTGCCAAACCGGGAGTCGGCGGGCACGGCCCTGCCTAAGGCGCCCTGATCTCCCGGACCCAGGCAGCGGTCCAGCTGAACGCAGCGCACCCGGGAAGGGTCACCGAACACCGAGTTACGACCGCAGCCGCCACGCCGGGTGACGCAACCGCGGCGGGTTGCATCAGCCGCGCCCACGTGCTCGGCCCGCCCCTCCACCCACCGACCCGGCCTCCGATTGGGCCACGTCGGGTCAGTGGCTTGTGCTTCAGCCAACGGGCGGCAGCCACACACGGGTCCGTGGTGGNNNNNNNNNNNNNNNNNNNNNNNNNNNNNNNNNNNNNNNNNNNNNNNNNNNNNNNNNNNNNNNNNNNNNNNNNNNNNNNNNNNNNNNNNNNNNNNNNNNNNNNNNNNNNNNNNNNNNNNNNNNNNNNNNNNNNNNNNNNNNNNNNNNNNNNNNNNNNNNNNNNNNNNNNNNNNNNNNNNNNNNNNNNNNNNNNNNNNNNNNNNNNNNNNNNNNNNNNNNNNNNNNNNNNNNNNNNNNNNNGGTCCGTGGTGGGGGGACCGGGCGCGGGCTGACTATAAAGGGAGCGCGAGGCGGGGGCGCGCGTCCCGGAGACGCGAACCGTCGTTGCGGAGCTTGCGGGCGGCTGCGGCGCCGCCTGCCTGGCCTCTCGGAGTGCAGCCGAGCCCACGGCACAACCGATATGGAGGTCGAGCCCGAGCCCGTCACGCTGCTGGTGAAGAGCCCCAACCAGCGCCACCGCGACTTGGAGCTAAGCGGTGACCGCAGCTGGAGCGTGGGCCACCTCAAGGCCCACCTGAGCCGCGTCTACCCCGAGCGCCCGGTAAGAGGGGCCCCTCCGCCAGCGCTCCCTAACCCCGGCCTCCTCGCGTGCCCCTAGGGATGCCACGTCCGCCTCCCCCTTCCCTATAGCTTCTCCCTTCGTCCGCCTTCCCCTGATCTTGGGTAATCACCAGGTCACCTCACTCAGGGCTGtggtctccctctccctccctacctccgAAGGCGTCTCCTCTCTTGGCCCTGTGGCTGTCACTTCCCGGTCCTAGGCCGCCATCGCCCCGCCTTCCGGACGGGCTGCCTTCCCGTCTCCTCTGCTCTTCCCCAATCTCCACGGCTGTCACCCTCCTGCCCCACATCCCCAGACCCCTTTCCCCGGCCCCCTAGATCTGGTGGCCAGCCTTAGCCAAGACGCTGAAACAGCAGTTTGACCTTGGGCGAGTCAGTTCACCCTTCAAGCCTCCGTTTTCCCCAAAACGACAGAGCGGCTGGCTAAGTGTTCCTCATTAACATTGCCTCCACTggatagaaataagaaaaatgcggcaaaaaaaaaaaaaaaaaaaaagttttctgaatGCAGCTAGCGTCTCGCTgcggagaggagagggcaggtgCCAGCCCAAAGGCCACTGGGTAGAGAAACACGGCGCTCGCCCAGGCAGTGTGTGCTTAAGGTCCCACACCCGGAGCCAGACGTggctcttcctctccctgtccaCCTCCCGCCACGGCCCCTCCCTGCCACGCTCGACTCGACCAGCCTTTGCTCGGTCCCGGGGAGGAGCCGGCGCCGTAAAGAGTGATTTAGAGACCCAGCCGGAAGGAGTCTGCTTGACTCTGCGTTTAAGGCTTTGGTGCCTCAACTCCAGAGACTTCCTCGCTTTGTTTTGGTTGACACATCTGTCAATATCAGCCGTAtcaccgccctccctccctccctccctcccacgtgACAGAGGCTGTGAGTTGGACCTTCCTGTATTTACTTTCCACTCATTATGTAAGTGTCAGCAGTGTTCTCCACTGCCCACGAGTGTAATTCTCCACCAGACGGGAGAGGGCATCAGGGCGGGAAAGGGCTGTGAATTTGTTGCGTCTTATCTGAAGAGTTTCAGCCTGGGTCACGGGTGTTTGTTTCCTGTTAGTTCAGCGGCACCTGGGGAAGAGAGAGTTCCTTCTGAGTTCTTGTGAAATTTGCTTGTTAATTTGCATTCACCTGGGGACTCTGCAGTTTTACCGTAGCTGCTACCAAAACAGCAGGTGGCTGTGTTGCCGTGAGAATGGCTGTTAGGTGCACCAATTGGCGAAGCAGGTGTCGCCTCGGGTTGCATCTTTTGGAAAAAGGCAGTGTTTTGGAGGAGAGCTTTCCTTGGGGGAGGAGCGTCACTCCTGTGAAGTCTGAAGACCCAAAAGTTGTAACAGGTCTCCCAGATATGCAAATTTGGGTTTGAAAACTAAGGCAGGAGAgtactcatttgttttttttcttttttatgtgagAAGCCTTACTTTATCATAGTTGTTTGCTTAACATTTAATTTGTCTAATCAGCCTTCTGGATGAAAGCACAGCGTCAGTTTAGGCCTTTAACTAACggggaaaacaatttaaatggcAGGCAGCTGTGGCTTTCAAACCTTCTCCAGCACTGAACTTTTCAGGTGATGCAGGCCCACCTCTGCCATAGATAGCGTTTTCCAGAGTCACGTGCATAGTTAGCGTTTGCTGGTAAGGTCCACCAGTGAGAGAGGTGGTGAGCACAGAATCCTACTGAGTTCTGCAGTTCGTTTCTGTTGCACGGTTGGGAAAACCCGTTTTATGCAGGTAAATAGGCTCAGCCATTGCTTTGTTTTAAACTGCTTGCTTTATAATCTTGGGCTACTTGGCAGGAGCAGCTCGATTCCAAGTTTTGCATCATTGGTTGCCCTGGTGAGAGCAGGCTGACacgtgggtgggggaggggggtggggcgggaatCTCCAGTGCCCTGACTTCCACAGCTGAGGCCACTGTCTTTAAgcacagtttttaaaaggaattagAAATAGAATATCAAAAGGGAAATTTGTAGAAAAGTATGTGGAGTCCCTGCGGCTTTAAAATCACTGGAATGGGGAAGTGGGGCTGGAATCGGGACTCTTGCAGGTGGTAGCCTTGGCCAGGCCCGTTTCAGACTTTCCCCCTTAAAACAGGGATGCCACCTCTCACAGGTGGCATCCCTGTTGGGGGGTGTCTCCTCGAGGGCTTCAGTCTAGAACGGCTGCATGTTGTTGGGGACGATGGTAGATGGTTTGGGGGGAGGCGGACTTCTGGAGCGCTTTGAGTTTTCTCTGAAACTAAACCCAAGTTTTAAAGTCAGGTGCTGTAGGAGCCCCCCATCACGTCTGTGTTTTTAGTGGCAGAAGGCAGTTTTCCTGAGAGTGAAGTGGGTCACTGCaggttggggggagtggggatgaTTTGCTGTCCTAAATGTATGTACATGTTAGAGACCTGTGTCAACTTCAGcactttctaaataaaagttCTGTATATGGGCCTTTGAAGAAATGTTTTCCTGTggtgctgggggaaaaaaaacatttaaatcatttGGATAAAACAGTCTTCTGTGTTTGGGAACGTGTGGGGGGCGAAGTGCTGACTCTGCTTCTCTTTCCGTGGGCAGCGTCCAGAGGACCAGAGGTTAATTTATTCTGGGAAGCTGCTGTTGGATAACCAGTGTCTCAGGGACCTGCTTCCAAAGGTACATCTTGTACATAGCACCTTCGGGACATTTCAAGCTCTCACCAGGCTGCGTTCAGGCCCTAACGTCCCTCGTGTTCCTTTCAGCAGGAAGCCCGGCACGTGCTGCATCTGGTGTGCAACGCGAAGAGTCCTTCCAAGGCCAAAGCGCCGGAGGCCAGCAGCACGAGGGTGCGTCACCTCTGTCCTGAGCGCCAGGGCACGTGTCCCTCGGGCTCTcctggtggggaggaaggaagtgggatGAAACTCTCAGGAGAGGCTGGATGGCCTTTTTGGCGCCATGTTTTGTTTCTTCCCCAGCAAGAGAGTTAGGGTTAGAAACTGCGATGGATACAAGCGAGGGTTTGCTGTAGCAGAAGCAGACAATTCCATTGTTGTCGGGATGGGCGAGTGCAGTTCCAGGCACCCTGTCTCCTGGGACATGATTTGACCCACGGCGGCTGTGTATCCAGATCACTGAACTAACAAAACACTCTGAAATGAGTTTTTATTGACTAGAGCACATAAATGTCTAAGGAACTATTTTTATAGAGAGTAAAAAAGTGAATATAGCTTCTTTGGAAATTTTCATTGTGATTACTTATTTAGTTCAGTAGGAAAAGGCCAGTCTCTATCAACTGGTCCTTAAAAACATacatcatttttttgtttgtttttgaagattgtgtttattttttagggagggagaaagggagagaaagaccaACGTGCAAGAGAATACCAATTGGTttcctcttgcgcacccccaaccgggcacctggcctgcaacccaggcaggtgctccaactggaaatcaaaccccggcgacctttgggtttgcaggctggtgctcagcccctgagccacagcagccagggcgagACACACATTGGACAGTCAGAATCATTTCTTGTTCATGTCACGGTGCTGATTGAGACGCACCGTAATAGTAAGTGTGGCAGCACACGCTAGCTCAGCGCTGTGTCCGGGTGTCCCAAACTCCTGGGCACGGCACCGGAAGTCCTTCCCTGTAGGTTGCTGGCTGGGCTGTCTTTGGAAATCTGGTTGGTCAAATTTAATTTCTTGATTCAGTAAAGGTAGCCATGAGATACACAGAGCATCAATTATCAAGAAGCTTCTCAGCAATGATGACTTCATCAGAAGGTTTTAATGGAAGTGCAGCATAGTTTACTCTGGGGAAAAGTATGAATGAAGTATGCACATTGAAATGTGTGTGGAAATTATGCTGAacaaatttcagaatttttttacgTAACTTTGTATCTGCTTAATCTTGTCATGTGCAGAGTTCTGGGCGGGGGACATAAGCCACTGACAGCAAAATCACCCTCTTAGCTCAATTTCAGCAAGTTGCATCAGACCCTTTGTTCTCATGTTCACGGTCCCTTTACTTAGGTCGCTGAATCCACAGAGCAGCCCGCTGGTCCTAATCAGGGACAGCTCCCTGGGGATGCCGCTGGTGAAGGGTTAAGGCCGAGGGAGGCTCTTCGGTACCTTCCTCCCTCTGGATGGGAGAACGTCTCCAGGTGAGTGTCACAGTCAAGAATCCGTTTGTAGCCCATGAACGCACATCACTTGCATCGATTTAAGAATAAGCTGTGTTTACATGGTGTAGTCACAGAACTTCAAAACGTACAAAGGGCTTCACTTTAAAGGTCTTTTATGTTTAACTCCTCTTGCTACACAGCCTCTTGGGAACATAACAGAAAGTGGAGACGTATGTGCTGAGAGGCATTTCCCCTCCTGCCTGGCTGTGCTTGGCATGTGCTGACCTCCGGGTAGGAGATTAGTGCAGCTGCCTAGCGGGGTGGCTTGTCACACTGGGTGACGAATGGGGAGGGGACTGTTTTAAGCAATGCTCTGCCAAGGACTGTTGGTGGTACCAGGAGAAAAGGCCATTTTCTATAGAGCGATTAGCGCTTTTTCCTTTAGAGCAAAAACCAGAGGTGATGAAGGCCCAAACATTGGGACTCGTAGCTCTCAGAACACCTTGTTATAACCGTTCCTATGGGAAAACATAACGTATTCACAACAGGTTGGAATTTTGTGACTCCCCAACCCCTCTGCCCTCATTTTCTCAGTTTCTAATGTGATTATTAATAAATCCAGGTGTGTGCGGAATGAGGAGTTTTTTTGGATGTTTTTTAGTTAATGGAAATTTCAAATATTCACACAAGTAGAGAGAACTATGCAATGAACCACCACACAGCCATCGCCCGGGCCCAGTGGCGGCCGAGGTGCTGCCACACTCGTTTCATCTGTTCCCCATCCCTTTTCCCGCAGAAGATGTAAGAGTTATTCCCCGACATCACGTCGTTTTCCTGCTACACACTCAGTGTGTCAtgtaaaaacctttaaaaaaatttttagaggggaagggaaggagaaacatcaatgtgtggttgcctctcacatgcccccagcctaggacctggcccgcaacccaggcatgtgccctgaccaggaatcgaaccagtggcctttggttcgcaggccagtgcccaatccactgagccacaccagctagggccgtTGCTAAAAAGCCTCTTGTTTACCTTGTATGCCATCATCATCAGAGCCGACAAAAGCATGTCACTATCCTCTCATTTTCATGCACTGTGGTTTACGTGATTAAAAACAGCATCACACCCAGACCTACTTGTACTGGAAATACCCCGGGAATGGCATTTGGTTAGAAGACTCAACATGTAAACTGGATGGGATAGAAACACAACCACTTCCTTACCCCGGTGCTACCACCTGCGAGCGGAGGCCCATATCTGACTGTTGGGAAGTCCCCTGGAGTGAAACTGGATGATCCCACATTCagcaagtgtttattgagcagcCAGGGACACAACTTTGTTTAAGGAAGAAATGAGTGGCCCAGCAGAGAGGACCACTTTGCCAACTCCTGATCTTCCTGCTGCTCTTAGTTTCCCTTCTGTGGAGCGCTGCTCTCTGTGCAGCTCACAAGGCTGCCAGTGACCCTCCATGGGCTGGCCTGGGTGGTTTAAGGCTGTGTTGTTGATAGAAAAATGGGTTTGTTTGGGGTCGAATAAACAGCTCTCAAATACAGCCCTGCTGCTTCCTAGCTCAGAGCTACCTTGTGCGAATGGCTCTTGTCTTCCCCGAGCTGCACTCGGGGCTCCCCCCTGTAAAGCTGAGGAGAGCTCCCTCCCCATGAGGTTGTTGGGGATCAGCCCAGCAGCCTGTACAGGGCACAGGAGGTCAGTGAGCACACACAGGCAAGACCACACGCACACGTCACTGCCCCCCGTGCAGAGTCAGGTCTAGAGGCGAGGGAGAGTGGGTACTGCGAGGAGGGGGCCTTCAGGAAAAGCTCTGGGAGGAGGTGGCTTTTTGGAGCTGCTTTCTGAAGGACGCACAGTGGGTTTAGACCTGCAGTGAGACTCAGCAAGTCATCAGTGGGGGGTGGGAATCCACGTAGCCTGCAGAGGGCCAGCTTGTTTGTACATCCTAGTGGTGGCACGGTGACAGCCCAGTGCTGGGCGTGGCCCCTTGTGTTTCCTGGGGATCATGTAGGAAGGCTTTGTCAGCCCCCCTTTCTGTGCTCAGTTATTTGAACTCAGTTCTCACTTATCTGTACTAAACCAACtcaaaatgtgcttttaaaattatctttcctaGGCCAGAAGCTGCCCAGCTGGCGTTCCAAGGCCTGGGGCCTGGTTTCTCGGGCTACACGACCTATGGGTGGCTGCAGCTCTCCTGGTTCCAGCAGATGTACGCCCGGCAGTACTACATGCAGTAGTGAGTGCTTCGCTGTCCTGCCCGGGGGGCGGAGGGAGGCCCCACATGTGTCACCTGTACCGTTGGGGGTGCTCGCCCGCTCGTGCAGAGCCCTACTCTGCGGCTCTGTGGGCGGAGTGGCGTGTGAGGGCTGTCTGCCAGCGGGTCTGCGTGTTGATGCAGTGGTGTCGCTGGTGCCGCTGTCCGATGCATGGTCTGGTGACTTCACGTGGAATACGTCACTTTTCAGTATGTGGTGTCTTTACAGTTTGGTGAAAACTTTAATTTGCTGCGGCACTGTATTCTCGTAGTGGCCTGGATGCTTCGTTCCAGACAACACTTAGCATGTTGCCGCTTCTAAGAGCAGGAAGGTTGTGTATAGGTACGACTGTTAGAAAAGAAGCTCTTTACTAcgggaaagaaaaaattaagtttgtATGTACCTGCTCATAATCCTCCAGGGTAAAGGACCTCTGGGTCAATGAGGAGATGAGAACCACAGTCTTTATGGTGCTTTGCTCTCAATGGTGTCTTTCTCTGCTATTTCTGTTTCAGCTTAGCGGCCACTGCGGCCTCGAGGACGTTTGTTCCCTCACCAAGTGCACAAGAGATACCCGTGGTCCCCGCCCCTGCTCCAGCCCCTATTCACAACCAGTTTCCTGCGGAAAACCAGCCAGCCAATCAGAACGCTGCTCCTCAAGTGGTGGTTAATCCCGGGGCCAATCAGAACTTACGGATGAATGCCCAAGGTGGCCCTATTGTGGAAGAAGATGATGAGATAAATCGCGATTGGTTGGACTGGACCTATTCGGCAGCTACGTTTTCCGTTTTCCTCAGCATCCTCTACTTCTACTCCTCCCTGAGCAGATTCCTCATGGTCATGGGGGCCACCGTGGTTATGTACCTGTAAGCAGAGGATTcgctctcttccccccccccccccagtccaaATCACACTTTATGGCGGCGACTCCAGCACTTAACTGAGCACGTGCTATGTGCCGCCCCGTTTAGGTTGCTAGGTGTACAATGGTGAATAGTCACAGCCCCGCCTTTAAGACCCTGGCGGGCCAGCAAGAAAGTCCAGGGGACGGTGGATAGAATGTCTCCACAGATGCGCCTTGCTGTGAGCTTTTAACTGGGGCACTGCTCTGGTTAGaggaggggagtgagggggaCCTTATCTGATGAGCAACGTTAAACGCTTGTGTAAATCTCTGTGTGATGTGAGCTGAGATGGGCTTCCGTGTGCTTCCTCTGCAGGCATCACGTTGGCTGGTTTCCGTTTAGACAGAGGCCGGTCCAGAACTTTCTGAATGAGGGTCCCCTTCAGGAAGCTGCCAACCAAGACCCCAACAATAACTTGCAGGTAGGAAGCTGCAGCGGGGCTGGCGAGCGTGATGTGAGGTGTTGGGCTTCCAGATCCTCCCCTTCAAGTAGCCAGCGTTGTGGTTTACCATTTTATTAGGCTAACTATCTCAACGTGTTTTCCAATTTATTCTTAGAACAGtagctgtttttaaaacaaataggtCATAGCATCTATCAAGTGTTTCGTGATATGGCGATTTGCATTTGGGAATATTCAAACAAAACGTTTAAGCTCACAGTCTTGGTCTGTGCCAGTGTGTTAGTTACACCGTGGAGAGGGCTGGTGCGTAGTTACCCCAATGAAGGATCGAGAGCGCAACGTGTCTGAGTTGGTTTGCTGAAAAGTAACACACAGGAGTAGAATTTTTATAAGGCACTTTAATGCATAATCCTAAAGGATATgcttttataatacaaattagCACCCTAGTGTCTGTTTTAGAACGCTGggtttccattttcagtttaacTCACAACATTTCCAAAAGTAGAAGCATATCCATGTTTATTGAGGAGGTTAGCCTAACGACTTATTTGATAGGAGCTGAAGACCCGGCCACTTCATTTGCTCTGATACTTGCTGCTGGGAGCAGTCAAAGCTCCGAGTGTGTTGCCGGCCGGCACGGCTGTGCTGCGCAGAGCCGGGAAAACGCTGGCCAGCACACAGCTCCCTGGGGTCCCGCCGGCCTGGCTGCTTCGCCGGTGGCACGAGCGGCCCGGGATTTCCTCCACCGTTGCCCTGTGTTGTCTGGTGTTCATCATGTCTTGCTGTGTCTCACTACCTGCAGGAAGGCCCTGGTCCTGAGCGCGAAGACCCCAACCACCTCCCCCCAGACAGGGGCGCACCGGGTGGCCCGCAGACCAGCCCTTCATTTATGAGCACAGCGTGGCTCGTCTTCAAGActttctttgcctctctcctTCCGGAAGGCCCACCGGCCATAGCAAACTGATGCCGTTTGCTCTCAGGCTGCCAGAGGCTTGGACACACGTGGGACGGGGGTCATTGGCTCCAGCGAAACTTCCTCACCTGGACGTGGCAATGGCGCGGGATGCAGAAATAGGAGGATGATATGCTTTTGTGACAAAGCAAAAGCAGAAAGACGTGAAGCCATGATACAAATTGTAAAAGAAACAATGCCCGAGGCTTCTCATGTCTTTATTGTGAAGCGCTTTCATACGTGCTGTGCGTAGCTCCATAGGCATTGTACATAGGAGGCACCGTGTCGCATGCTCGTGCCCGAGGGCCTTGTCCGgatgtgtgtgtctgcatgtgtgtcTGTACATAGACGTCATAGAGGCAGAAGTGTTCTGCTGGGACGATTTGATTCCTGTTGGAATGTTCAAATTACACTAAGTGTACTACTTTATATAATCAATGAAATTGCTAGACATGTTTTAGCAGGACTTTTCTAGGAAAGACTTCTGGtataactgctttttaaaatgcactgcTTTACTTTAAGCCAAGGGGGAACTTTGCGGAGGTGGAGGAACACCTCTGCTGGGTTTTTTGTTCAATAAAGTTTTACTATGAATGATCGTGGCCGAGACTCAGTGGTTTATTCCGGGCCCTGTCACTGGATGCTCCGCAGCCGAGGTGCTGCTTTTTATAAAAGGATGTTGGTACTAATGAAGAGTGACAAGGTAAGGCCATGAAAGTTTTAATTTACCAGGaatatactgggttggccaaaaagtccattttctgtaaaataagacacgcttttcattttcaccaatttattgatttggatattttgaatatgttgccTATCtcctattggcttctagtgggcagaggccaggggtgctgctaaacaccttcctaATGCGTGAGACAGCCCCACTGCAGAGTTATTTGGCcacaatgtcaatagtaccaagaaactttgcaaacgacttttgacacatttgatcggtcacagcacctcctccatgcactgcacaaatctttgcaCTAAataatatgctggaaatgttgcatattttcttccatcctcaatattaaaatggctgcacaaaaattcaccaactttgatttttttaatgcacgctgatgtgaccgctgtcacaatacaatccaacaattatttttgaatgaagttaaagacaaccaag
The sequence above is drawn from the Desmodus rotundus isolate HL8 chromosome 12, HLdesRot8A.1, whole genome shotgun sequence genome and encodes:
- the HERPUD1 gene encoding homocysteine-responsive endoplasmic reticulum-resident ubiquitin-like domain member 1 protein isoform X2 produces the protein MEVEPEPVTLLVKSPNQRHRDLELSGDRSWSVGHLKAHLSRVYPERPRPEDQRLIYSGKLLLDNQCLRDLLPKEARHVLHLVCNAKSPSKAKAPEASSTRVAESTEQPAGPNQGQLPGDAAGEGLRPREALRYLPPSGWENVSRPEAAQLAFQGLGPGFSGYTTYGWLQLSWFQQMYARQYYMQYLAATAASRTFVPSPSAQEIPVVPAPAPAPIHNQFPAENQPANQNAAPQVVVNPGANQNLRMNAQGGPIVEEDDEINRDWLDWTYSAATFSVFLSILYFYSSLSRFLMVMGATVVMYLHHVGWFPFRQRPVQNFLNEGPLQEAANQDPNNNLQEGPGPEREDPNHLPPDRGAPGGPQTSPSFMSTAWLVFKTFFASLLPEGPPAIAN
- the HERPUD1 gene encoding homocysteine-responsive endoplasmic reticulum-resident ubiquitin-like domain member 1 protein isoform X1; translated protein: MEVEPEPVTLLVKSPNQRHRDLELSGDRSWSVGHLKAHLSRVYPERPRPEDQRLIYSGKLLLDNQCLRDLLPKQEARHVLHLVCNAKSPSKAKAPEASSTRVAESTEQPAGPNQGQLPGDAAGEGLRPREALRYLPPSGWENVSRPEAAQLAFQGLGPGFSGYTTYGWLQLSWFQQMYARQYYMQYLAATAASRTFVPSPSAQEIPVVPAPAPAPIHNQFPAENQPANQNAAPQVVVNPGANQNLRMNAQGGPIVEEDDEINRDWLDWTYSAATFSVFLSILYFYSSLSRFLMVMGATVVMYLHHVGWFPFRQRPVQNFLNEGPLQEAANQDPNNNLQEGPGPEREDPNHLPPDRGAPGGPQTSPSFMSTAWLVFKTFFASLLPEGPPAIAN